Below is a window of Camelina sativa cultivar DH55 chromosome 11, Cs, whole genome shotgun sequence DNA.
ataaattttaaaatacagtattaggaaaagaagacgcatatattaatctttttttttgtcaacatattaaacttacctattcccaattgaaaaaggagaaagtatgagaaaattttggtttaaaacaataagaaaaatttagCTTCCCGTTAAAATATTCcaattaaaagttgaaaacagtgtttttgaataaattattaaaatatgagacaatttttatatagaattgagtatttacaaaatttagaattaataattaactgtatattttccttaatccctttttctatatattttttgtagaatttataacttaatattaaaaagaagtaaataatattataattttgaattttatgaaatgtcattttaatatatcttataattattttaaaaaaactttgtatttcataaaattattataacaatacaaagttttttgatataataattattattatcaaaaattagtttcgagtttttttaaaataataatacaaagtttttttgataattatctttttacattattaatatttttaaaaacaaaattctttttttttgtaatcaaattcctccaattaaatattaacttctacacatgtcaaaatcttgttaatgactaactttcgaaaaacccaactttatataataagatttcatcgtttttttgctctcttttttttgttttgtaaaactatttatttgCTCTCTCTAAAGAGAAATTAACCAGGTTTTTCATGGTTTCTTTGCTCTATGTCATCTCTTTCGGTTTATAGTGCTTAACGGAGCCCAACGAGGTATCAAGTATATTGTAGTAAAATCAAAAACCTATAATTTCAATATATGccaaacttttttcaaaaagtaaaaagtaatgTTGCTTGTAAAGATAGACCAACCTTCGTGATGTGACTATCGTAAtcgtaatattaatatataattcaaaataaaaatcatattcttGTAGTCCGCAATCTTGAATGTATTAGTGTAAAACCAAAATCGAATCATTCAAAACCTCATggatataaaaaagaaaacctaaacCAAGTAAACTGAAATAGAATTCCTAAAGAGTTGCGAAAAGCAAACCTTATAAACGAACTCAAAGCCTGACATAACTTTGaaagaccaaaaataaacatataaacattcaaaattttgtaaaaactaaaatctataccaaaaatcaaaaaccaaaactaaataaaagcCACAAAACATGACCTCAATTTATACCGGAGTATATTTAAAACATGGGAAGATTGACCTCAAGTTCATAATGGTCTTAAACGAAGTTTTTACAATCTACtaatttagtaacaaaaataatgtcacacaaaaaataaaaagaaataataagtGTCTAGTTCTAGTTATTAAGTTGGATTGAAGTTTAAGTGTTTTATTACTGTAGAAATAGAAAAATCTTAATCCTAAAATCCGCTTAAAAATTGATATACGTTTAcgtgattttcattaaaaaaaagtattataaaaTATCTCGACTCAAATAAtcttactaattaattattatttagacGATCTTAGTTTTAATTCTTGTAAGAATTTTGTCAAATCTTATTCTTCTCCAGCCGACCAGTAGGTTATACACACATCCCATGTGAATAACGTTGAGTAGTGGATATACACCAACCTAATATGACCATCCTAAtcgtaatattaatatataattaaacaaatccaaaacaaatgcTCGTGGTACAATTAATTATTCATGAACCGAAAGTTTTTACTTTGCCTAACAATGTAACATTTAGTATTCTACTTTTGTGATACATActattcttattaattttaaatttaacattcaagttttttttatttaaatttattttatttgtatcttatgtggtatatagtttgttaaaaaaagataattattgtatagtttgctttttgaatttttttttcttaacattgttacaaaaatatgttccttctatttttttgttttaatatataatatatttcataatgaaatcatacaccatagaacctaaaaaaaaaaaactgatcaacccaacaaaaatataaacaaagtgAAACcacataaaaatagaaaatggtttcataattttaaagtaaaaccaaattaatttatgatagactaatttaaaaatatagaagattttttaattaagagaagattttatataactttGCCTAACAAAGTGACATTTGGCACTCTACTTTTGTGACACATGctattcttattaattttaaatttaacattctactttttatttgactttattttatttgtatattatgtggtgtatagtttgttaaaaaagataattgttatatagtttgctttttgaattttttttaacattgttacaaaaatatattccttccattttttaattttagcatctaatatattttataatgaaatcatacaccATAGAACCTAAAAAAGAATACTGctcaacccaactaaaaaaaaaaaaaaaattgaaaccaaataaaaatagaaaacttcATACTTTTCAAGtaaaaaatgaaaccaaattaatttatgataaactaatttaaatatatagagatttcctaatatatatatatatatcacattatattcaataatcatatataatctattaaagacaaaactcaaatttgtatttaatagtattctataagttacagtttgtctgtctttaaaacatatgtcctaaaacaaaaatggtatcataacataattgttttatctcccccatgaaataacagaaaacaatagtttcaaaattaatttattgttaattattatattcattttaaaatgattagaaatagagacgatttatagaagaaaaacatagttatattaaattactcttattttcatgtatattgtattaaagacacacttttattatattcaattatcatatatattgtattatattctttaaaacatatgtactaaaaaaacataatggtatcatcataacataattgctttatcaccctatgatataacagaaaaaaataatttcaaaaaataatttattgttaattatactatttatattaaaatgattagaaataagacaatatattgaaaataaaaatatatattaatttcacacatttttcttttcgtgactttttataaaaactggttaaacttatagtataagattttttttttgtgatatcgctttaacaaattattttaaaattgacttataatatataaaactattttttgttaactattacttttagatgatgacaataaaattaatatataggacaacagaaaattatctataaaaataattaagtaagatcttacatttttctttctagactaatgatcagttttttattttccaaaaaacaaatatataaaaaatataattttatcttaactatttaacgaaaatatcatatatagttGATTTTGCTATAAGTGATGGTCTTATTAATATAGTGACATACTgtttaaataatcttattttccacaatactgtttaaataatttcaacaatatattgtaatcaaaaatatttagtaatatgtactttaactttcctctttttcatGACCTTTCTATGAAacactatataacatatataaattataaattgaagTTGAACCGTAGtgttatgaatattattttttaagacatatattaacaattatatttgtacatttcatttataattgaatagaaacttcgttttatatttcaaattaataatacataCATAAACCATGCATTGCATGGACTACTTTCTAGTATATAATAATCTTAACATTATAAGTACACAAAGCTAACGTGACTTAGCTTGCAATACAACTCTTCCACGTTTTTGAAGCTAAATTAACGTTGACAAATAAACCACAAACCCCAAAAACACATAACAAATGTGTACAACCAAAAACTACTTTGCGTTGGATCCGAGAGAAGCCACCGTGTCGGATCTCATACACCTTCTCTTCTCCTCGGATATCGGGAACAGAGAGTTCATTGATTCTTCGGAACAGAGGGTTGAGGATGATCTTTCAAGATTCAGGCGACGGTGGATCATCTTTGTATCCATCGTTGTTCAAAAACTCATGATTCTCCTAAAGAAACCTCTatattttttggggttttcttttGCTTATTGGCTCAACCTTCTTTCTTCTAATGGTGGTTTCTTCATGATACTCCCAAATCTTTCCAAAGGTCAGATTTtcttaaaacagttttttttccccttttgtttAGAAGGTTAGTGGGTCCGTATACGTTGGATTAATTACGCTAAACTTAAACTTCTACgtcaaaaacattataatttctTCATTCCGTTTCAACGGGAACTATATGTAATATACAAATAATTGATGGTTATGCTATGAATTATACTTCAGAAAAGATTATGTCATTATATGTCACGCTAAGTTACTCCAAATTAAAGGGGTTTTCTggtttatcaaatttttttaactaatccattgttgaaacttgaaaccaCGACTACAATTAAACACAACTGGTGACACCAATATCATGATTAcctaaattcttttttttttgttttgcaaaataTCTGCGGTTTGAGtttaacataaatatttatatttcagGAAAGATTATTTGGCCGGAGAAAACATCAGCGACATTTGCATCACTAATCGGAATCCTGGACCAGCGACTAGAGTTAGACCAGAAGGTAGAGAGAGGAAGTAAAAGATACAAAGCAATGTTGTCAATTATGGCTTCTAAGCTGTCTTACGAGAATATAAACTTCGTCAGCTCCGTTCTTCACAACCATTGGAAGGTTTTATTATTTAACTCTTTCCTTTATATTAAcgatatttcttttctttcacaaCTCTCgctataataaaattatataggtTTCATATTAAACAATAGTAGTTTTGATGTCCTCATGCAGATTCACATTCTATCATTAATAATCGACTTTGAATTGATCTTGTTGAATATATATGGTTGTGATGTGACTGGTGCAAAAAATGGAGATAAAAAATGGTGTAAGGCCATTTCctattaaattaaatgatattttattgtttttttagttgtcaAACAATATACATTACAGAGACTTGAATTTGGACAAAGACACAATAAGGATATGATATACTAGATGTGCTAGACTCCTAGTCTATCATTTTATAGATAATAACAATcatgattgttttcttttcttattctatttttctgtggttttattttgttttccttgtaaAGTTGAAGAGAACATTTTCTTTGCCTAAAgttttatatgtaaatatacGATAACTGATGCATAGTACTGTCATTAGCTGTATCTTTTTTCATCGAATTATTTAACTTTATCTTATAATCATAAGCATGATCATGCGTGATttcctttgattaaaaaataagataaacaaattaaatcatttaGAAAAACAGATAAAACTGTGTATTGGACTTATAATCCCTCTTTTTAACTACATATGTTGTGGCACAGATGGACTTATTAGGCTTCTACAGCTGTTGGAATGGTGAGCCTACTTCCCactttatatattaagattCATGAATAGTTAATTTAATTGGCCCAAAGAAGGCAAATACCACGTGAAAACACTGTCTGAAATGtgcaatattttatttatcctTACCTAAATGAAattgattacaaatttacaataatatatagtCGGAACAAtgataaccaaagaaaaaaaaaacattagcttTCATTATAATGGGGATGACTAATGAAACTTTAAAGTTAAAACTAACGACTTACACATTTTCATTGAGAAAATATGGTTTTTTtcttagaaatatatatgagtTGCGCGCTAAAATCGTATTAAACTACGAAAGGTCCTAACCTCAGTTTATCTATAaatctttaatttataaatttctaaaatatatcatagtttccatagtatttaattgaattttctctttttatcaaatacaaaaaaaaatgtattaaacaatatagtttttttctttgatttcttagGTTACCAGAAACAAAGATCAACAGAGGTGATTGTTATAAAAGACACAAGCACAGATCCAAACCTCATCATCGTTAGTTTCAGAGGCACTGATCCTTTCGATGCAGATGATTGGTGTACAGACTTAGATCTCTcctggtatttttttttatcttgctACATAGATCTAAAATCCTggaagttttgttttgatttctctccATTAATTACTTCTGTCTATGTTAGTCTTTATTCAAATAATATTAATCCTGGAAGTTCAGCGTTTGGTTCCCTGATAGAACTAATATTGATTACCAATATAGGTACGAAGTTAAAAATGTGGGAAAGATCCATGGCGGATTCATGAAAGCTTTAGGCCTTCAAAAAGAAGGATGGCCTAAAGAAGTAAATCTTGaccaaacccaaaaagaaacaagtttATATGCATACTACACTGTTAGGCGTCACTTAAAAGAAATTCTCGACCAAAACCCGACATCTAAATTTATATTGACCGGACATAGTCTAGGTGGAGCCCTAGCGATCCTAGTCACGGCCGTGTTGGTGATGCATGATGAGGAGAAAATGCTAGAAAGGCTTGAAGGAGTTTACACATTTGGGCAGCCACGTGTAGGTGATGAGGAGTTTGGAACGTTCATGAAAAATTCGTTGAAGAAGTTTGACGTCAAGTATGAAAGATATGTATATTGCAACGACATGGTTCCTAGGTTGCCTTTCGATGACAAGACACTCATGTTCAAGCACTTTGGGCCATGCCTTTACTATGACAGTTTCTATAAAGGAAAGGTTGGTTGCATATTACTANNNNNNNNNNNNNNNNNNNNNNNNNNNNNNNNNNNNNNNNNNNNNNNNNNNNNNNNNNNNNNNNNNNNNNNNNNNNNNNNNNNNNNNNNNNNNNNNNNNNNNNNNNNNNNNNNNNNNNNNNNNNNNNNNNNNNNNNNNNNNNNNNNNNNNNNNNNNNNNNNNNNNNNNNNNNNNNNNNNNNNNNNNNNNNNNNNNNNNNNNNNNNNNNNNNNNNNNNNNNNNNNNNNNNNNNNNNNNNNNNNNNNNNNNNNNNNNNNNNNNNNNNNNNNNNNNNNNNNNNNNNNNNNNNNNNNNNNNNNNNNNNNNNNNNNNNNNNNNNNNNNNNNNNNNNNNNNNNNNNNNNNNNNNNNNNNNNNNNNNNNNNNNNNNNNNNNNNNNNNNNNNNNNNNNNNNNNNNNNNNNNNNNNNNNNNNNNNNNNNNNNNNNNNNNNNNNNNNNNNNNNNNNNNNNNNNNNNNNNNNNNNNNNNNNNNNNNNNNNNNNNNNNNNNNNNNNNNNNNNNNNNNNNNNNNNNNNNNNNNNNNNNNNNNNNNNNNNNNNNNNNNNNNNNNNNNNNNNNNNNNNNNNNNNNNNNNNNNNNNNNNNNNNNNNNNNNNNNNNNNNNNNNNNNNNNNNNNNNNNNNNNNNNNNNNNNNNNNNNNNNNNNNNNNNNNNNNNNNNNNNNNNNNNNNNNNNNNNNNNNNNNNNNNNNNNNNNNNNNNNNNNNNNNNNNNNNNNNNNNNNNNNNNNNNNNNNNNNNNNNNNNNNNNNNNNNNNNNNNNNNNNNNNNNNNNNNNNNNNNNNNNNNNNNNNNNNNNNNNNNNNNNNNNNNNNNNNNNNNNNNNNNNNNNNNNNNNNNNNNNNNNNNNNNNNNNNNNNNNNNNNNNNNNNNNNNNNNNNNNNNNNNNNNNNNNNNNNNNNNNNNNNNNNNNNNNNNNNNNNNNNNNNNNNNNNNNNNNNNNNNNNNNNNNNNNNNNNNNNNNNNNNNGACACTCATGTTCAAGCACTTTGGGCCATGCCTTTACTATGACAGTTTCTATAAAGGAAAGGTTGGTTGCATATTACTatctattatcttttttttttttttggtactcaTCTATATGATTAGGGCATTGCATAATTCTTGACACGTTTTGTTCCGTAATGAAGTTCGTTCTCATATGAGAATGTACTTCTAGTCTTAGATGGAAACAAAAGGGAACACAAACTAAATGATATAGTCAAGTATATTTGGGAAATATGAGACTTATTGTCCATTTCCCTCATAATACCATTAACTCACTTCCCCTACTGATGATaatcttttgttgtttgatgttATATTCAGGTAGAGGAAGAGGAGCCAAACAAAAActactttaatattttatggGCTATACCAAAGATAATGAATGCAATGTGGGAGTTGATACGAAGTCTCATCATACCTTATTGGAAAGGTGGAGAGTTCAGAGAAGGATGGTTCTTGAGGTGTTTCAGGGTTGTTGCATTGTTGATTCCAGGATTACCTGCTCACTTCCCTAATGAATACATCAATGTTACTCTTTTGGGGGACTTGCCTCTTCTTCACTTACCTGACTCGTATCTTGACTAAATTTTGAAgaaatcaatttcaatttcttttttgttatatattattgtgTTCAACTTTTCATAAATGAAGATAGTATATATCATGagaagtatttaaaaaaatactagattttaatccgcggtAAACTTTgacaaaaagttaaaattttaagttgtatttgtttgctaattttgtttgatttgtttagtgtttaagagtgtataattgtattttgattgttaattttatgatttaactCGCATCATACCGcaaaacaatttgatttttatacatcatattaatttaatcaatttaattagatgtCTATTAGTCTAATatcgatagtgttaacaaaataagtAATGAAGTTTACCCGTATAGTATCgagttaatgatattttaactttttaagagtttaaattctttaaaaataaataaccaaagtaaactaaataaaatttataaatttgaatgttTGGTAAATCAAAGCTCCCTGCTCATttgtttttagaattattttggtttcttctatAGTATAACTCTGAAAAATTGcctatttttttcaaacaatgTGGAACATTGTATACATACTCTTTTTATTCATCGATTGAGttatatatatccattaaaaaaattttgaatcacatcatatgcagaaaaatcaaaatttttattaagtagatgttttatataataattcaaaataatttaaatataagatcaAATAAAAGTGAGGAGAATCATATTTTATGCTTGAATTAGGTAGAGAGATTTACGGAAATTGgataaaatttggaaatattttttttccaaggcCTTTCcatgtaattaattataagtaaaagGATATaatatgtacttcaaaaatattaatttatatataatataacatgttaaaaaaaagatcttttgctattacatgtaattttgagaaaataacgTGTTAAAAACGAAATGGCATGTGTTAAAAAATAACACGACTACAGAGATTCTATGACACTCCGGTTTAAGGGacatgcagagaggtttaaaagaattgatttgcccacctatgtcactaaagtgcacttatctttttggtcaacgATAGtgagagaactccaaagttaagcgtgcttgagctagAGTAGtattaggatgggtgaccttccgggaagtgactgtcggaactgtgtgagtgaggacaaaacacagggaaagatcatgtggtgatttgtaaaaatggtaacaagtctttaaaatctcTCAGACGTAGCAAATCGACCGTCAGATAGATATGGACTCACGAGCCTattgagaggacgtgaggcccattaagtaAGGTGGTGACAGTCTTGGTGTGCAACGAAGACGTTGtggatctgttagtgggggtgaattgggACACCCCCGTTTCAGGGacatgcagagaggtttaaaagaattgatttgaccacctatgttacaaaagtgcacttatcttttcgatcaaaggtcctaagagaactccacagttaagcgtccTTATGCTGGAATAGTCttaagatgggtgaccttccgggaagtgaaaacacagggaaatatcatgtggtgatttgtagggatggtaacaagtctttaaagcctcctagACATAGCAAACcagccgtcggatatggatgggctcacggacTTAGTGaaaggacgtgaggcccattaaaaaaAGTGGGCCCATAGACTTGAATTGGACATAGCTACCCCTCTCACAAAAGTACTATAGATGTAGGTTTGTTTGTTAGTTCTTTTTGAATCCATagttatttagtatatatactctttttatCAAAGCACTTAAACAAggataatttagttttatccCACTGATATTTACTCACAAAATATGACACAGgctatattttagttataaatccAGTAAGGTTATCTACCTATCTAACCCAaagaaaattcatttttttaaaagatcaaACAATAAGAAATTTTAGAACACTTCTTATCATATAATATGTATTTACTGTGTTATGtgattacaattttaattttcactaatcacaaaatgatataaaatttgtttattaaattttttgctACAATTTTTTATCGCTTTTAAAgatattagttttgtttatttgttgaaaATTTATGGATTTGTGTTACAAATCATGCCTTCCGTTGTTTTGTATAACACAaagtagagttttttttttttattgtttgtatatttatgttttgtaaaacaaacaatttttacaaaacaattttattgatatcaaatcaaaattacaaagttaGTGTACAAATaagtgtgaatggttgcagcgacTGGAACTGCAGAGTAaatcactttttatttattattcatcaATCGTATGCTATAGTAATGCggtataaagaaaacaaagataaaaccGCAACAGACTAACTGTGAACTGTTTTCGcatataaatagaattaaaCCCAATAGTTTATTGTCCGCAAACAGATTTGTCTGTCCTAATTATTGtttaccaaaataattataacataagcaATTTCTGCTTCACATAACTAAATTAACTACGGAAGTACATTTGCTTCTGAGTACATAACTAAAAGCAACTCCCTCGAGTTCACAACTCTAAAATAGTCCTTATGAACAGCCGTAAGCAAACCATCGCCACGGTTATGGCTGTTCATCACGCCTGATATCTAAGGACAAAGCAAATAGACACGAAAACTAAATTTGCTTCTGAGAGACGACGAAACGAAAGtgagaaagagataaaaatattactttcgTTTCGTCattaaaaagtggaaaaaaaaaaaaaaaaaactacggaagtacatttttgtttgtaattaaaatagtttagaaaaCAAGAGTTCCCGACGCCGGAAGAAATCGACAATGGAGGACGGCGAAATAGAAGAAGGAATGGTCACCGCCGACGAAATCCCGACGCCGGAAGTAACGACAACGGCGGAGACTACACAACCACCGCGAGAGCCAGGTAAATTTCCACTCGAGTTACTTCGAGAGAGCAAAGCCTCCGTAGAAGAAATCGTCGCGACGATGCTCTCCatgaaaaaagaaggaaatcaCAAATCCGAGATTCGAGAACTCCTCACACAAATGTTCCTCAACTTCGTTAATCTTCGTCAGGTTTCTCTACCAATCTCTAGGGTTCTTCCTCCGCCTCtctttttgttccttttctttACCAAACTTAGGGTTTCGTTCCTTCTCATTTCGCAGGCGAATCGCGCGATTCTAACTGAGGAAGATAAAGTGAAAGCGGAGACTGAACGAGCTAAAGCACCGGTTGATTTCACGACATTGCAATTGCACAATCTTATGTACGAGAAGAGCCATTACGTCAAAGCTATTAAGGCTTGTAGGGATTTCAAATCCAAGTATCCTGACATTGACCTTGTTCCTGAACAAGAGTTCTTTCGAGACGCTCCTGAAGCTATCAAGGATCAATCGCAATCAAGTGATGGTTCACATGTCTTGATGCCTAAGAGACTCAATTTTGAGCTTCATCAGGTAGGACTCAATCATTATCTCTGAAATTCATTCAAGCTCATCTCCATTGAATGTTTACGTTTGGTAGAAATGATTTTGAGTGTTGTCAGGAATTTATTGGTATAGCAGAAAGAGTTATTgcaaaataatcataaaatgcTAAAAGCTGGTTTTAGTAGATGcgttggttattttttttttatgaataatacGGCAAAAGAATATAGCGGAATCACTTTTCGGAAACATGTAAACGTGAAAAAAGTGATAAACTGTTCATCacctttatatgtgttttgattcAGAGGAAAGAATTGTGTAAGCAACGAGCGAGATtggagcaaaagaagaagagtttacTAGAAACCATTGCAGAGCGTAAGAAGTTTTTGTCAAGTCTTCCTTTACACCTCAAGTCTCTGAAGAAAGCATCACTTCCAGTACAGAACCAGTTGGGTATACAGCACACAAAGAAACTGAAGCAGCATAATCTAGCTGAGCTGCTTCCTCCTCCGCTTTATGTTCTATACTCACAGCTCTTGGCACAAAAGGAAGCTTTTGAAGAGAGCATTGATTTGGAGGTAGTTGGGAGCCTTAAGGATGCTCAAGCTTATGCTAGACAAC
It encodes the following:
- the LOC104725181 gene encoding uncharacterized protein LOC104725181, giving the protein MCTTKNYFALDPREATVSDLIHLLFSSDIGNREFIDSSEQRVEDDLSRFRRRWIIFVSIVVQKLMILLKKPLYFLGFSFAYWLNLLSSNGGFFMILPNLSKGKIIWPEKTSATFASLIGILDQRLELDQKVERGSKRYKAMLSIMASKLSYENINFVSSVLHNHWKMDLLGFYSCWNGYQKQRSTEVIVIKDTSTDPNLIIVSFRGTDPFDADDWCTDLDLSWYEVKNVGKIHGGFMKALGLQKEGWPKEVNLDQTQKETSLYAYYTVRRHLKEILDQNPTSKFILTGHSLGGALAILVTAVLVMHDEEKMLERLEGVYTFGQPRVGDEEFGTFMKNSLKKFDVKYERYVYCNDMVPRLPFDDKTLMFKHFGPCLYYDSFYKGKVEEEEPNKNYFNILWAIPKIMNAMWELIRSLIIPYWKGGEFREGWFLRCFRVVALLIPGLPAHFPNEYINVTLLGDLPLLHLPDSYLD